Genomic segment of Dermacentor albipictus isolate Rhodes 1998 colony chromosome 5, USDA_Dalb.pri_finalv2, whole genome shotgun sequence:
AATAAACTAAGTGTGAAACGAAATGCCGCTCCGAGAATTGATTGCTTCGACTTGCAGTCCGCATGCGATACTGCGCGAAGACTTGAAGGCAAGCGTGAAAAGATGCGCGAGCTAATTATCACCATGGTCGTGGCGTGGATGGATGAGCGCGCAATTAACTGCTGCTAATTTTCGTTACGTCGTGCGATGGCGCGGTTGAATCACCGAGCTCAACACCAGGCGGCATAGTTTACCGTTGCCTCCACCTGTAAGTTAGTGATACGCATAATTAGACACTTGGTGTAAGTCGACGAGCACCATGAGTATTATAATATGTAGCTGCTTGTGTAATCAGGGTAATGGTTACGCAATCGTTCAGGTGAActcactttttatttttatttttttctaatgtGACATCCGGAGGAGAACAGGTCAAAGTTTCAGGCGCATACGCCGGAGACGCCAGATGAATTCGAACGTTCATCACCGCTTCAGAGACGGTCACTATACGGACGGCTGACTTCAGACACCGCAGTGTAGCAATCTTGCGGATTTCTATCACTGCAGTGCACGTGCGTGACGCCACGCTCCCGAAATCGCGCTTATAGTTATAGGCTTTTCGCCCTTTAAAGTATTGGTAGCACCATTAACGGTAGTAAAATCggcgatgattatgatgatgctgctgctgctgatgatgatgattatgattatgatgaccAGGAGGGGAAGGAGAGACGACGGTACggtggtgggggaggggggaggtgatgATAACGAAAGGGGTGACCACGTTAAGTGGTCACTCAGGCTCGGCGCTTCAGCCACTTTCGGTGGCCAACGAGTAAGCGCTTACAGTATCGTAGTCGCATAGTATAAGTGCCGTGCGCCAGCCAGTTGCCCCGCTTGGGATTTCGGCAGCAGCACGTATACAGCGGCGGCGTCGAACGAGACGTCCGCTcgagaggaaggggggggggggggccgcgCCGCTTCTCACCTGAAGACCACGTTGGCCGGATTGAGGCTGGCCGTGCCGGGCTCGTTGGTGAGAACCTCGGCGCGGAATCCGCGCTCGTCGGCCACGTAGTTGACCCGCCGGCTGCGGCCGTCGGCCGTGCGCAGCGTGTAGAAGCCCGTCACGCGTCCCGTCACGTCCGCCGACTCCGAGCGGCCGTGCGACGAGCCGTCCCGCGGGTCGGTCGCCGTGTAGCTGAACGAGTAGGGCCGCCGGGGGGCAGCCACGGCCACGGGCGCTTCCTCCTGTTTACGGAGGGGTGCGGGGAGGAGGGAAGGAAGGGAACAGCGCGCGACGGTCACAGTGGCACGCGTTTCAAACGACACGGACTGAAAGACACAACACGCAACGCTGTCTTGCAGAGGCTGGTCTTGTTTCCAGTTTTTCACCGCCGTTTACTTCTACCGCTCTACATCGCTATGTAGGCGCGCACAACCAAAATCCGCAGAATCCACAAGCAGATAGCGTGTCTGCTTGTGGTTTCGTCGTCTGGGAATTCATATAACACAGTTCCTGTGAAGGagtaggaggaggagaagaaaacaaagggagaaggcagggatgttaaccagaaaatgcgcctggttggctaccctactctgggggacgggaaagagggaatggaaagataagatagagaggcggggggggggggggacgtgcaggaaagccgcggtgagatCACGCACGCgcgcggagggcctgagcaagAATACCTACATTGCAGCGGAGCTGCTTAGCGCAGTACTTGAATCCGAGCTGCTGTGTCTGTGCCTTTCTGAGGAAACTATAGATAACCACCGCTCTTTGCCTTGAATGACAGTAACAACCACGCGGGCTTAAGTGCTTTGGTTATATTTCCTTAGTTAGGTCTGAAGGTAAACATTAACGGTGTTAAAGTTCATAGGAGGCAGTGTGCTTTTACCACTAGCGACAAGCGTCATGTTACACTCGCTGTAAAGTGGCATTTAGTGCCGCCACTTACCTCTGGTGAAGTTTACTTCGATTGAGGTTTAATTTATGCCTGACAAAAGATATTCAGTGCATCTAAATTCGGCCTGATATAGCTATGGTTTAAGGTAAATAGCGTTGGTCAACTATACGATATCTATGTGAAAATGGGCGCTCTTTTAAATGTTAGCATGGCGTTAACTTTCTACCGTTACCGATACCGCCGACTGTGCACGTGCTGTGTAGGACACGCATGCGCACTTTCGAGGAAGCAGTAGCCGATTGTTGCAAAATTATAATGGTATGCTAGAATACTCAAATGACAAACATATCCAGCTACGCCACTGAGCGGGACACCACCATCGGTCGGTCGTCTCGGGTTACTCCGACAGCGCCTTGTAGAATTTTAAAGCAGCATTCAACTCGTACTTCGATGATAGGCGAGCTACGATTGTGATAAAGCTTTATTCAGGTGGATTGGCGAAGAggtgaagggagggggggggggtgtcacagGCGTTGATGAATCAGGAGATGTCCGCAGGACCAGCTATGAAGACATGCTCCCACGTAGTTAACGGTGAAAGCCATAGTAAGTATAGAGATCTGGGTCATATCGAATTATTGTGGCGAGAACAAAAAGGAATTGCCGGGCCTTGAACAGCGCAGCAGATCCCAGTATTCGGTTCGCTATTCAACGGAAGAAGGAACGACACCTGAGGCAGTACGCATAAGGGTGTTCTGCGTCCCACACTACGAAGTCACTTGAAATAGCACCTGTACTGGTCGCCTCTCATGCCATGCCATTTTGTACTACTGTCAACGCTCTATACGTTCGTGAGTCAGAGATTGCGCATCACTTCGAAACGGAGGGAAAACTTATTCAACTTCGATGAACCGTTCCAGGGGTACTGCGTTCGTTGGAAGTGTCCGTTTCCCTTTCCTTTTCGGGAAGCTGGACGACGCTCTGGACATTTGGGCCCGCGTGACGGGCGTGGCCAGCGGCGGAGGAGGAGGCCAGGCCAAGCCGTCTTTGGCGGACAGGACACAGTCTGTCGTTTGCTCGGTGTCCCCGGCCACAGTTGGCGCAGCGGACCCGGCGCTGGTCGCAGAGCACCACCGGGTGAGGTCCGCCGCATCGCAAGCACCGCTGGTTGAACGGGCAGTGCCTGGAGACGTGGCCCACCCTCTGGCACTCGTAGCACTGCGGCACTTCGGGCCTGTACTCCTCCACTTCGCGGTCGACCGCGTCCAGCGTGACCTGGCGAGGTCGCTGCTCGTGGGGCATGAACACGAGCACGACTCTGTCCGTTGGCTGCGCGTTGTCCTGCGACGACGACGCGGCGGAGGCGGAGGCCTGGCCCTCCCGCGCGCGGGTCTTGACGCGCCGCGCCTGGACGACGCCCTGGGAGCTGAGCCGGTCGGCGACCTCTTCGTCCGTGTACCACTTGGTGACGCCGCGGATGAGGCCCACGTTGTGCTGGTCGCTCCTGGGCACCTGGACGTCGACGGCGACTCCGCAGACCGTCTCGGTCCTCAGTAGTCTCCTGGCGGCGCTCGCGGAGCCGACTTCGACGAGGATACCGCCCCGGGCCGTGAGACGGGAGCTGATCAATCCGTGACCGACTACGTCGCACGTGGCCCTGTGGAACCCGTCCACCGTGAAGGTTTCGATGCCCTGGCGAGACTTTGGCTGCACGAGCATCAGAAGCCCTCTCTGCGGGCGACGATATTGCGTGGTCGAGACGGGACCGTCCGACGACGCCGGAGGGGTCGCTGGTCGAGTGTTTTTTGACACTTGTTCCTTGTAGCGGCCCGTCGTATGtctggaaaacaaagctcttccGCCGCTGCGTTTAGCCGCGGAACTCTGTCGGTGGACTTGATCATAGCTGTTGTACAGGTACGGCAGGTACGGCTTTGCGACTTCCTGACGACCGATTTCTTCTGCCCTGGCGCCGCTGCTCTGAGAATTGAGACCAGTGGGGGCGTCGTTGCACCCCGGGCGGCGGATTAGGCTTCTTGGGCGAAACAACGACATTGGTCAGCATTCGGCCAAGTCCAACACGAGACACAAATTGAAAAAAGCTGCTGTTACGTGCAGCGCGAGCCCTACGATGCGCCGTTGAAGCATTGTTAAGCGTAGATTCTGGAGTGCGCTGCGAAGTGACTCCACGTAAAGAAGTGCGAGTTTGCCCGACCTCCTTGGAACTCTGGGATGTGGATTACCCTTCGCAGTAAAGTTTTCGCAATCCTCTTGCTGAATATGGGAATAGTGAAAAACTCATTTACCAACCAAAGGGTAGTACGGTGTCAGTTGTGGCTGCAACAGCTGACTCCGGCTGAATTCGACGTTTCCTAATCAGATGGCGAGGCATTGTTCAAAGCAAGACATAACGTAGCAGCTACGGACAGCTCTATGTTGCTAGCCGGCTATTCGTCATCATAGCCTCTATTATAGTGTCAGATCTCGCTCCCAACTGGATCGTATTTCAGTGAACCGTGCGAACTTGCCCTTGTTCTTTGGCGGTGCCAATCTCTTCTGATCGGTTGAGACCTCTGACAGACGTTACCTACAGCACTAGTTGCTACAAGTGCATTGTTCACAAATTTCGGATATTATTCCTTAATTGCGCACGCACGGGCGAGCGTGCGGGATACTTTGATGATCTGAGGGGAGGAGGGAAGGCCGAGACAGTGTCTGTGGTCTATTATACTACGCGGTGGGGCGAGAGGAGAgaccgaaagaaaaaaatgaagctgagaaGGGATGATGCAGCAGCGAAAATCGGCTATGTGCAGTGCATACAATCCACTTTATGCGTAATACTATGACTGCATGATTACTATGACTGCATATTATGACTGCATGATTGTGTGTACGTGGACTGCTTGCTACATGGTTTTCTAAGAAAGCCACTGTTTTCTAACTGCTTTTTTCTCGTCTGCATAAAATGAGCTAGCACAAACACATTGCACATAGGCAAACTATTCGTACCTGCTGGTGCTTTCTGAGAAAGGGATAAAAAATGGTGGCAAGAAAACAATTGGGTGAGCTTACCTCATAAGGTCCTATGATTAGGTACCTTTCTCGGGGGAAGGGAATGAAAGAATACGAGAAGCACATAAGAGGTGAAAAGCATCATACGCGAGAGtatgaagcattgttgaagcctATCAAGGAAGTTTGATGACGTCAAGAAGTGCAACTGTGTCCTTTATTCTTCTGAGAGAGAAATGGGAGAGGAAGGTGCGGGAATGAATATCCGGCTGGCTTCCCTGGTAAAGGGGGAGGCTGAATAGTCGGAGAAatgagaagaaaaggaaagaaaatgcgaGAAAACCAAAGAACTGTCCACCTACACATGGTGAGGCGCCCGACGAGACTTACAGATTGAAGCGCTCACATTCACCATATATGGGACTTTTACATAGCTTTGCGCTTCACCTTTTGATTGTACGCTGCTGTCTaggttgctgaaaaaaaaataatagagaaGAAACCTTTTCTCTTTGAGGTAACCACTGCTCATGCAGGCTCTTGTTTCTGACGGTCCATCGCTTCCAGCGCTCACAATTAAAGATCATCTCTTCCGCTTACTGGCAATAAAACAGCAAAAGCCACGTTAACGGTTGTACACCCGCTGGCGAATTGTACCGTGGGATCGCCTATACGTGTGACATCCCCACTTTTGTTTCTTCTTAATGCCCCAACGAAACAGTTGATTGTGAAAGGTATTGAGAAAACGCGAATCACAGAGTCAATCGCTTATACCTGAGCGTCTTGGATTTGCTCCGGCGGCAGTATCTCGTCCATGTGAGCCGCCAACTCCGCTGCACCCGGAAACGCAAGGTTCCCGGATATTAGGCCCAGCAGCACTGCCATCGTCGCACTCGTTCCTGCCtgcggtaagaaaaaaaaacggttacTGGACAAGTTATACCAATGGAGTAACGAATCCTATAACGGCATGCCTAGAGCATCCTCGCGCGGACGTAGCTTCAAATGCTAAAGCAACTCGACAACGATCAGACATCGACAGGTTGTGATGCGCGATTCACTGCCGTATCAGAGGCAGATGGTGCAGTCGATTTCGGGTTTCCACAGCATCACTTGTAACGGCGGCGTCGGCGAAGCAGCCCAACCATCAGAAAGCCAGCAGCGTGTTCGTCCTATGGTCAACAGAGGCTGCTTCGCTTACTTTCTCGTAACGTTACGTCGCAACAACGAAATCCAGCGAATTTTACGAGCACTCGGTCACGTTCACTCGGTCCTTTGTTGGAAATTTTCAGCGATTCAATTCCCTTTGGGAGTTCGTGCTGCGATGCTGTTTCCCTGCCTCGCTTGTAGGTGGGCGTTGCTTTCACTGAAACTTATTCTGCTGATTCATTCCTTATAGACACGGTTGGCAGCGCCAGTGCGGTCTTCTGCGGTCGCATTGCTCGCGTTTTCAAACGAAAGTACGCACACATTCTTCAGCATTACCGTGCTCTTGATGACAAAATATTTCTGATACCCAAGGCAACCTATTTTTCACGAAACGTAAGATCCTACACACGTACACTTAGTTAAAAAAATAATCTTGGGTGTCCTTGGCTTCGATCATCAATGCGCAAAGTTACTAAAAAGCTGCTGTCGTTCCTAAACGCAACCGGGCCCTTATTCACTAAAAACTAAAACTTTCCTTACGTAATAGCTTTCCCTGGTTGCACGGTGCTCGGAAACTCGCCAATCTCGATAGCCACCAGCATGGTAACGACACCATCGTGGCGGAGATGGCCTGTCGCGGACTGCACTTACATAAAAAGAACTCTTGCGAATACAGGTGAACTGTGCGACTATCTGCGA
This window contains:
- the LOC135911618 gene encoding adult-specific rigid cuticular protein 15.7-like, with the translated sequence MLQHFANRIQAGTSATMAVLLGLISGNLAFPGAAELAAHMDEILPPEQIQDAQEEAPVAVAAPRRPYSFSYTATDPRDGSSHGRSESADVTGRVTGFYTLRTADGRSRRVNYVADERGFRAEVLTNEPGTASLNPANVVFRSSARLPFPSRGPSSSAAASAAAAAASAAAASAATSYVPVSVVLPSQSERHTARTITVPPGHRAIIVPIEQEDDAAGK